The following coding sequences are from one Desulfurococcus sp. window:
- a CDS encoding pullulanase translates to MRKLLAPLLVALLLAQPLLLLNSVVSASDSGIYVSIVWHFHQPWYYSVDDSSLILPWVRMHSVGNYYKMAYILSKYPDVKATFTFSGSLLEQLTRIVENGLMDAREIISWKIVNGTASRSDIFKMLQIPGGFFDINWNRIVSRSPRFSELQTLAQSAWTQCSQTARSSAELEACVVNTFTTGGNQSVVDLAVLFNLLWIDPQVAREKYPGIYDLMQRAYNSAKPGYTVEDLRQVLLVHRSIMSEIIPAYRELASRNQVELIPVPYSHPMAPVLVDLGFSEDLEVHVSESLRLFQKYFGVTPRGVWPAEQAVNDGVLQAFKRAGLMWTITDQSILAKTGVDAGSINILGVPWYADYPEGRIYVVFRNTELSNLISFQYSGMNYKAAVDDLINRILSFKAAASGPRLVVIALDGENPWENYEEFGDLFLNELYKRLTELQSQGVLATTTPSEFIDKYSSIAQQLTLKPYTYLDLAGRDISNIPPDSYGDSYSTLPRKTVNAYIPEGSWAGGELAIWIGDRQENVAWMWLVKARNDILGKLGVGSFKQLYAEHYDIALNLLRAEASDWWWWYGGDGGGSPQTFDPLFKSYLRRAYELAGLTPPSYLNVTAYPDGTPIGVLNTNVPKPSKYTPIVDGVIEEEWLSEISAGNGLKIPVGLTLDSVMLLLGSSKLYIAFNLTTTNTQGLEIGLYFTSPTTSLSPFNPGYQVYPRGSQVDLGIYLVRELLIDVAGGTVKISAATSNGWTTTWSGSIKVKSEGELTTGELAVDYTQLGLPEGGITYLAAVLYKNGVITEYSTRLGLAYQVQIPRAMPTGRVVFSMSDPEGDDDGPGGYKYPGNAVFKPGVFDMTKFTVVDQGDKVVFMVSFRDLGGNPWSGPNGWSLQQIHIYIHTTISSGGNNTTIGLNAAIAPGYEWHIAVLLAPGWGSDPLPVGERSAIYYYDKEAPVVQGTGGFNVYADQASNTIVAEVPKELLYDTGNLDKWVYIVAVTSHDGYGVNKIRPFVVGGGEWQVYVPENYSLAILNGVLPYILDLLAPSAEDQHRILSSFNPSEGKLAQLEGFGPSTATTKTVTETITETTTTTMILKETETKIHTETVTTRETYTTTETVTTTLTQAPQPAPLTWLTVILILGLVAGILAGCRFLAGRMRR, encoded by the coding sequence GTGAGAAAACTACTTGCACCTCTGCTTGTAGCTCTACTTCTAGCTCAGCCACTATTACTCCTTAATAGTGTGGTGTCAGCCAGCGACAGCGGTATATACGTCTCAATAGTATGGCACTTCCACCAGCCATGGTATTATAGTGTTGATGACTCAAGCCTTATACTACCGTGGGTTAGAATGCACTCTGTTGGAAACTACTATAAAATGGCTTATATTCTCTCGAAGTATCCCGACGTTAAAGCCACCTTCACGTTCTCCGGCTCACTACTAGAGCAGCTTACCAGGATAGTTGAGAATGGATTAATGGATGCCCGCGAGATAATATCATGGAAGATTGTTAATGGAACGGCTTCCAGGAGCGATATATTCAAGATGCTCCAGATACCTGGAGGATTCTTCGATATAAACTGGAATAGAATTGTCAGCAGGTCGCCCAGGTTCTCCGAACTCCAAACTCTTGCTCAGTCAGCGTGGACTCAGTGCTCTCAGACAGCTCGCTCGTCAGCAGAGCTTGAAGCCTGCGTGGTGAACACGTTTACCACGGGTGGGAATCAGAGTGTAGTGGACTTAGCAGTACTCTTCAACCTGCTATGGATAGATCCGCAAGTGGCTAGAGAGAAGTACCCAGGAATCTACGACCTCATGCAGAGAGCGTATAACTCAGCCAAGCCCGGCTACACTGTGGAGGATCTCAGGCAGGTTCTCTTAGTGCACAGGAGTATTATGTCCGAGATAATACCTGCGTACCGCGAGCTAGCTTCAAGAAATCAGGTCGAGTTGATCCCAGTCCCCTACAGCCACCCCATGGCGCCAGTCCTCGTTGACCTCGGCTTCTCAGAGGACCTGGAAGTCCACGTAAGCGAGAGCTTAAGACTCTTCCAGAAGTACTTCGGGGTTACCCCTAGAGGAGTATGGCCGGCTGAACAGGCTGTAAACGACGGTGTCCTGCAGGCTTTTAAGAGAGCTGGCCTCATGTGGACTATCACAGATCAATCAATACTAGCTAAGACAGGCGTGGATGCAGGAAGCATAAATATTCTCGGAGTACCATGGTACGCTGACTACCCTGAAGGCAGGATCTACGTTGTATTCAGAAACACAGAGCTCAGCAACCTCATAAGCTTCCAGTACAGCGGGATGAATTACAAGGCAGCTGTAGATGATTTAATCAACAGGATACTATCATTTAAGGCTGCTGCCAGCGGACCGAGACTGGTTGTAATAGCACTAGATGGCGAGAACCCGTGGGAGAACTACGAGGAGTTCGGCGATTTATTCCTTAACGAGCTCTACAAGAGGCTCACAGAGCTTCAATCTCAAGGAGTTCTAGCAACTACAACGCCAAGTGAATTCATAGACAAGTATAGTAGTATAGCACAACAGTTAACCCTGAAACCCTACACGTACCTGGATCTAGCCGGCAGAGATATCTCGAATATACCACCAGACAGCTATGGTGACAGCTACTCTACACTACCGAGGAAAACGGTTAACGCGTACATACCCGAGGGATCCTGGGCTGGCGGCGAGCTAGCGATATGGATTGGGGATAGGCAGGAGAATGTTGCATGGATGTGGCTTGTTAAAGCTAGAAACGATATACTAGGTAAGCTCGGGGTAGGAAGCTTTAAGCAGCTCTACGCTGAGCACTACGATATAGCTTTAAACCTGCTGAGAGCCGAGGCAAGCGACTGGTGGTGGTGGTATGGTGGTGATGGAGGTGGATCCCCGCAGACCTTCGACCCCCTGTTTAAATCCTACTTGAGGAGAGCCTACGAGTTAGCCGGGTTAACGCCGCCAAGCTATCTTAACGTCACAGCATACCCTGATGGTACACCTATAGGTGTATTAAACACTAATGTACCTAAACCATCCAAGTACACTCCTATAGTAGATGGTGTCATAGAGGAGGAGTGGCTTTCCGAAATCTCAGCCGGCAACGGCTTAAAGATACCTGTAGGCTTAACACTAGACAGTGTCATGCTGCTTCTAGGCTCGAGTAAACTCTACATTGCATTCAATCTAACCACGACTAACACACAGGGCCTCGAGATAGGATTATACTTCACGTCGCCTACCACATCCCTCTCACCCTTCAACCCAGGCTACCAGGTATACCCGCGTGGAAGCCAAGTAGACTTAGGCATATACCTTGTCAGAGAGCTATTAATAGATGTAGCAGGCGGTACCGTTAAGATATCAGCAGCGACGAGTAACGGGTGGACGACAACCTGGAGTGGAAGCATTAAAGTGAAAAGTGAGGGTGAATTAACCACCGGGGAGCTTGCAGTAGACTACACGCAGCTGGGTCTACCGGAGGGTGGTATAACATACCTTGCAGCAGTACTCTACAAGAATGGAGTTATCACAGAGTACTCGACAAGACTTGGATTAGCCTACCAGGTGCAGATACCGCGCGCCATGCCGACAGGCAGAGTAGTCTTCTCGATGAGCGACCCCGAGGGAGATGATGATGGACCCGGCGGCTACAAATACCCGGGCAACGCTGTATTCAAGCCAGGAGTATTCGATATGACGAAGTTCACAGTAGTGGATCAAGGGGATAAAGTAGTCTTCATGGTCTCCTTCAGGGATCTAGGCGGCAACCCGTGGAGCGGGCCTAACGGCTGGAGCCTCCAGCAGATCCACATATATATTCATACAACGATCAGCTCGGGTGGAAACAACACTACTATAGGCTTGAATGCAGCTATAGCACCAGGATACGAGTGGCATATAGCAGTACTACTAGCACCTGGATGGGGTAGCGATCCGCTCCCGGTGGGCGAGAGATCAGCCATCTACTACTATGATAAGGAGGCACCCGTGGTTCAAGGAACAGGAGGATTCAACGTATACGCTGATCAAGCTAGCAATACAATTGTAGCAGAAGTGCCAAAAGAACTACTCTACGATACCGGGAACCTCGATAAATGGGTTTACATAGTAGCAGTGACAAGTCATGATGGATACGGCGTGAATAAAATAAGACCATTCGTGGTTGGAGGTGGTGAATGGCAAGTATACGTGCCTGAAAACTACTCTCTCGCAATACTGAATGGAGTACTCCCCTACATACTAGACCTGCTGGCACCTTCAGCCGAAGACCAGCATAGGATTCTTTCAAGCTTTAATCCATCTGAAGGCAAGCTAGCACAGCTAGAAGGCTTCGGGCCTTCAACAGCTACAACTAAAACTGTAACGGAAACTATCACTGAGACGACTACTACAACAATGATCTTAAAGGAGACTGAGACAAAGATTCACACAGAGACTGTAACTACGAGGGAAACCTATACTACAACTGAAACAGTGACTACAACACTAACACAGGCTCCTCAGCCAGCACCTCTAACATGGTTGACAGTTATACTCATACTAGGACTTGTAGCCGGAATCCTAGCAGGGTGTAGATTCTTAGCAGGGAGGATGAGGAGGTAG
- a CDS encoding ABC transporter permease subunit — protein sequence MAFRLSLFIAKLSLTAVGLLVLSALLYPILFIVLQSFYAKPILITNPASALSALTFDNYMKAITDPAFWDALKTSIVLSVMTIILSILLITPAAYAFSRFRFRGRDVILYLYLILTQAGGGFGIVAVIALLMFLLVLGSYGIPLYGWYILPFIYTAGLVPFQTWLLKSFFDDLPRELDEAAFIDGASWGKILYKVVLPASRPAIITITMFSFMSAWGEFFIANLLRVNSIGAYIYSTAFGERALQDPSLYAALSLIYAFPIIVIYMVAQRYIGEAYRVGFKR from the coding sequence ATGGCATTCAGGCTCTCCTTATTCATAGCTAAACTCTCGTTAACAGCGGTAGGACTGCTAGTATTATCAGCCCTCCTCTACCCGATACTATTTATTGTACTCCAATCGTTCTACGCTAAACCCATCTTGATAACGAATCCTGCTAGTGCTTTAAGCGCTCTAACATTCGACAACTACATGAAGGCTATTACTGATCCAGCGTTCTGGGATGCATTGAAGACAAGCATAGTTCTCAGCGTGATGACCATAATCCTCTCTATTCTTCTTATAACACCTGCAGCGTACGCCTTCTCAAGATTCCGCTTCAGGGGGAGGGATGTAATACTATATTTATACCTGATTCTCACTCAAGCTGGAGGCGGCTTCGGGATAGTAGCTGTTATAGCTCTACTAATGTTCCTGCTGGTCTTGGGCTCCTATGGGATACCATTATATGGATGGTACATTCTGCCATTCATATATACAGCTGGCCTAGTACCATTCCAGACGTGGCTTCTCAAATCATTCTTCGACGATCTTCCGAGAGAACTTGATGAAGCAGCCTTCATTGATGGAGCCAGCTGGGGTAAAATACTCTACAAGGTGGTTCTACCAGCATCTAGGCCGGCAATAATCACTATAACAATGTTCTCATTTATGAGTGCCTGGGGAGAGTTCTTCATAGCAAACCTGCTACGCGTTAACAGTATTGGAGCATACATATATAGCACAGCGTTCGGTGAGCGGGCACTACAGGATCCATCACTCTACGCTGCTCTCTCACTAATATACGCGTTCCCAATAATAGTCATCTACATGGTTGCCCAGAGGTATATTGGTGAAGCCTACAGGGTAGGGTTTAAGCGCTAA
- a CDS encoding sugar ABC transporter permease, translated as MSRRHHLYPAKIGVALAVASIILYFFFNIWPLAFSIGIAFTNAREDNVFVSPEVLSDYDNAIKCAEFMKNNETIAGIAAQLFAEVNSTLQGLIADLNTTINVVNASSDPSMDPEVASAISSLNSKALRLMLLPGRVSSQLNCSSYNFATSMSIIDPKVIGDLSNIYSIVSDVASTYIIMSKDEILKKLLLAREISERAVGYFSKDFKSYMDGFITQVKALRDSKVMHFNGLENFKKLFTDPRFYYSLYKTLLFVATSVPLKILIGVGLAFLYSSPMIYGRKLMRGLALAPWAIPLLLSGLAWRLLFSPSGELGEAFGIQLFTNEWHAFLVYNLFEAWLAYPFVMTVTMGALSGVAKEIIEAAYIDGASVWQRVRRIMLPLISRPLIVATILTTGASLQAFMVPLLLNGGGPTQMICVSWMGCKTGNVNEMIMLFGYDRAIIDKEWGYAAATYIVVVAIIMTYVALWMYVSRRSER; from the coding sequence GTGTCTCGCAGACACCACTTGTACCCGGCTAAAATAGGTGTAGCCCTAGCAGTAGCTAGCATAATCCTCTACTTCTTCTTCAATATATGGCCTCTAGCATTCTCTATTGGAATAGCCTTTACGAACGCAAGGGAGGATAATGTCTTCGTTTCACCCGAGGTTCTAAGCGATTATGATAATGCAATAAAATGTGCTGAGTTCATGAAGAATAATGAGACTATAGCTGGAATAGCAGCCCAGCTGTTCGCTGAAGTCAACTCCACCCTCCAGGGGTTGATAGCAGACTTAAATACTACGATAAACGTAGTGAACGCATCTAGCGATCCCTCAATGGATCCTGAGGTGGCCTCAGCAATATCATCATTGAATAGCAAAGCTTTAAGGTTAATGCTGCTACCAGGTAGAGTGAGCTCCCAGCTAAACTGCAGTAGCTACAACTTTGCTACTAGCATGAGTATAATAGACCCGAAGGTTATAGGAGATCTAAGCAACATCTACAGCATAGTCTCCGATGTAGCTTCAACCTACATTATCATGAGTAAGGATGAAATCCTGAAGAAGCTTCTACTAGCCAGAGAGATCTCGGAAAGAGCTGTAGGATACTTCTCAAAGGACTTTAAGAGCTACATGGATGGCTTTATAACACAGGTTAAAGCGCTCAGGGACTCCAAGGTAATGCACTTCAATGGATTAGAGAACTTCAAAAAGCTGTTTACCGACCCGCGCTTCTACTACTCTCTCTACAAGACACTGCTCTTCGTGGCTACAAGTGTCCCGCTGAAAATATTAATCGGGGTAGGCTTAGCCTTCCTCTACTCATCTCCAATGATATACGGTAGGAAGCTAATGAGAGGTCTAGCACTAGCTCCATGGGCTATACCACTACTACTCTCCGGGTTAGCTTGGCGCCTACTCTTCTCACCTAGCGGTGAACTCGGGGAAGCCTTTGGGATACAGTTATTTACTAACGAGTGGCATGCATTCCTAGTCTACAATCTCTTCGAGGCTTGGCTGGCATACCCCTTCGTAATGACTGTCACAATGGGGGCTCTCTCAGGTGTTGCGAAGGAGATCATAGAGGCAGCCTATATTGATGGAGCATCAGTATGGCAGAGGGTTAGACGCATTATGCTACCATTGATATCCAGGCCTCTAATTGTAGCTACAATACTCACTACAGGTGCTTCACTACAAGCGTTTATGGTGCCATTACTGCTGAATGGAGGCGGCCCTACTCAAATGATATGTGTATCCTGGATGGGGTGTAAGACAGGGAATGTCAACGAGATGATCATGCTTTTCGGCTATGATAGAGCTATCATAGACAAGGAGTGGGGTTATGCAGCTGCAACATACATTGTAGTAGTCGCTATAATAATGACATATGTAGCGCTATGGATGTATGTCTCTAGGAGGAGTGAGAGATAA
- a CDS encoding extracellular solute-binding protein encodes MSQALTKMQALLIIIIIAVAVAAGVILVRQAPPTPTPSPTTTPLPSPTLTTTTTPSPTTTQTTTPTPTPTTTTPSPTTTPTPTTTETTTSPQTTPAENIVVIGGVSIHVPSDFKKFVEDVKAGKTSVTIYFGHALAENERPAFKKVFEMFQQEYPGITIVEIPYATMDQLKTQISAIAALPPEQRSGYVGKVPDIFTWAHDWIGSFADKGYIIPLEDVLGSEVIVSDIAPQFLPIAFSAVTYNLKTYGLPYAGESIALIINKNLVAQPPQTFSEMQEIMKAFTNPSKGTYGLSHQTDPYHLYPFITAFGGYYYDPSTKSIGVNSTGTKEGLKFYISNVLPYLDVSDLSYTYQLNLFLEGKTPMIITGPWAMSQIIKTYNVSGIIVAPIPNIGDRVPKPFSGFRNLYITIMAGVGDKQRLYASVLFVLYMALNDNALKTLVDMNNYVPVKTTMIKYIQENKNKYPIVYGFLSQILRSTPMPNDPVMDIVWGVGTYMNAIFGEYTKALQAGKTVEQAVQDTLSVVDQQLDQAYSDIVSKIKT; translated from the coding sequence ATGAGTCAAGCATTAACGAAGATGCAAGCACTACTCATAATTATAATAATAGCTGTAGCAGTAGCAGCGGGAGTTATTCTAGTACGCCAGGCTCCTCCTACACCGACTCCATCTCCTACTACGACTCCACTGCCTTCACCAACATTAACTACAACTACAACACCTTCACCAACAACCACGCAGACAACAACCCCCACCCCAACACCCACAACAACTACACCCTCACCAACAACCACACCCACACCAACCACCACTGAAACAACAACAAGCCCACAGACAACACCTGCTGAGAATATTGTAGTCATAGGAGGCGTATCAATACATGTTCCAAGTGATTTCAAGAAGTTTGTGGAGGATGTTAAAGCCGGGAAGACCAGTGTCACAATATACTTTGGACACGCGCTAGCTGAAAATGAAAGACCAGCCTTCAAGAAGGTATTTGAAATGTTCCAGCAGGAGTACCCTGGAATAACAATTGTCGAGATACCATACGCTACAATGGATCAGCTGAAAACTCAGATATCAGCTATAGCAGCACTACCACCCGAGCAGAGATCAGGCTACGTGGGCAAGGTACCCGACATCTTCACTTGGGCTCACGACTGGATTGGCAGCTTCGCTGATAAAGGCTACATAATTCCGCTTGAGGATGTGCTAGGGTCAGAGGTTATTGTAAGTGATATAGCCCCTCAGTTCCTGCCCATAGCATTCTCAGCTGTAACCTATAACTTAAAGACCTACGGTCTCCCATATGCTGGTGAGTCTATAGCCTTAATAATTAATAAGAATCTAGTAGCCCAGCCACCTCAAACGTTCAGCGAGATGCAGGAGATAATGAAGGCTTTCACTAATCCGAGTAAAGGCACCTATGGGTTATCTCATCAAACCGACCCCTACCACCTGTACCCGTTTATAACAGCATTCGGAGGCTACTATTATGATCCCTCGACTAAGTCTATAGGTGTGAACTCGACTGGAACTAAGGAGGGCTTAAAATTCTATATAAGCAATGTATTACCCTACCTAGATGTATCTGACTTAAGCTACACGTACCAGTTAAACCTCTTCCTTGAAGGAAAGACACCTATGATCATAACTGGCCCATGGGCTATGTCGCAGATAATAAAGACGTATAATGTCAGCGGAATAATTGTAGCACCCATACCAAATATCGGTGATAGAGTTCCAAAGCCTTTCAGCGGCTTTAGAAACCTGTATATAACCATAATGGCTGGAGTCGGCGACAAGCAACGGTTGTACGCTTCAGTGCTCTTCGTGCTCTACATGGCGTTAAATGATAATGCTTTGAAGACCCTTGTAGATATGAATAACTACGTGCCAGTTAAGACTACCATGATAAAGTATATTCAGGAGAATAAGAATAAGTATCCAATAGTCTATGGATTCCTCAGCCAGATACTTAGAAGCACGCCTATGCCGAACGACCCAGTAATGGATATAGTATGGGGTGTCGGCACCTACATGAATGCTATATTCGGGGAGTACACGAAAGCCCTGCAGGCAGGTAAAACTGTTGAGCAAGCCGTACAGGATACTTTAAGCGTTGTAGATCAGCAGCTTGATCAAGCGTATAGTGATATAGTCAGCAAGATTAAGACTTAA
- the cas4 gene encoding CRISPR-associated protein Cas4, with protein sequence MHVASTLVTEILYRRVMKEQLEKLEESRRKDVVYVTELVSCSHKYHLRRKYPELTLGFEPSAVLGTLLHLGLESILREEGYEVEYSVERQVEVEGAFYTVKGRVDAFNPSRGVVVEVKSSRSSRELPRQHHIEQLNIYLNLLEAEKGILVYITPDKIEEYEVLKERIDVGDLLKNTINDLIHPRYSWECNYCAFKRICPYSTEAR encoded by the coding sequence GTGCATGTAGCCTCAACACTAGTCACTGAGATCCTGTATAGGCGTGTGATGAAGGAGCAGCTTGAGAAGCTCGAGGAGTCTAGGAGAAAGGATGTAGTATACGTGACTGAGCTGGTTTCCTGCAGCCATAAATACCATCTTAGGAGAAAGTATCCGGAGCTGACACTAGGCTTCGAGCCTTCAGCCGTGCTCGGCACGCTCCTCCACCTCGGGCTAGAAAGTATTCTGAGAGAAGAAGGCTATGAGGTAGAGTACAGTGTTGAAAGGCAAGTGGAGGTTGAGGGAGCTTTCTACACGGTTAAAGGAAGAGTTGACGCCTTCAACCCTAGTAGAGGAGTAGTAGTTGAAGTAAAGTCTTCGAGGTCATCTAGGGAGCTTCCAAGACAACACCATATCGAGCAGCTGAACATCTACTTGAATCTACTGGAAGCTGAGAAGGGTATCCTAGTATACATCACACCAGATAAAATCGAGGAGTACGAGGTGTTGAAGGAGAGAATTGATGTCGGAGACCTCCTTAAGAACACTATCAACGATTTAATTCATCCACGATACTCGTGGGAGTGTAATTACTGCGCCTTTAAGAGGATATGCCCGTACTCCACGGAGGCCAGGTAG
- the cyaB gene encoding class IV adenylate cyclase yields the protein MVDECIERDVYFKHPCRDLALTDEAIRFRYRACRSGRYTLLTYKGPRVEKSSLVKTRLEVEVYLPLNQASKLLSLLEHIGVTPLTAFTKKRRLYRGEGMTAYIDELVGVGLFLEVELEDAVPTVSLSSIVNRLSGIVEPVEKTYLEICLETGRCVDQPVE from the coding sequence ATAGTAGATGAATGCATTGAGAGAGACGTGTACTTTAAGCACCCCTGCAGGGATCTAGCATTAACAGATGAAGCAATTAGATTCAGGTATAGGGCTTGTAGAAGCGGGAGATACACTCTTCTAACATACAAGGGGCCACGTGTTGAAAAGAGTAGTCTAGTTAAAACCAGGCTGGAGGTAGAAGTCTACCTACCTTTAAACCAGGCCTCCAAGCTTCTAAGCCTGCTTGAACACATAGGTGTAACCCCGCTTACAGCATTCACTAAGAAGAGACGCCTGTATCGCGGAGAGGGCATGACAGCATACATTGATGAGCTGGTGGGCGTGGGATTATTCCTCGAGGTTGAATTAGAGGATGCAGTGCCAACGGTATCCCTGAGCAGTATTGTTAACAGGCTCTCAGGCATAGTGGAGCCTGTCGAGAAGACGTACCTCGAGATATGCCTTGAAACTGGGAGATGCGTGGATCAGCCAGTGGAGTGA
- a CDS encoding histone deacetylase family protein — translation MARILISANSMRMHKPRYPHPENPERISRIIKGLKKKNVEPEFYEPRLEPSEALRVAREIHSEDYIERLLQLSKATPVDLDPDTYLSEDSLTLALESFYTSFKLAADARGEIIFYVARPPGHHAGFKGKARGARTQGFCILNNAVAAVRGFMYNGLKRIALLDFDAHYGNGSIELLYTSRVLQVDLHQDTRTLPVFPRKPGEIGEGDGRGLKVGIPLKPYTSDDSYTRVLELAWRLVEEYSPEALVVSAGFDGFMNDGLTDLALTEYSYYRIGGLIRSLGVKTLIVLEGGYSSGLVRGLPAFMQGLQGVKVEYPVKESPKTVREANARSAERAVRIAEKYIR, via the coding sequence ATGGCCCGCATTCTTATTTCAGCTAACTCCATGCGTATGCATAAGCCTAGATACCCCCACCCGGAGAATCCCGAGCGTATCTCAAGAATAATTAAAGGCTTAAAGAAGAAGAACGTGGAGCCCGAGTTCTATGAGCCCCGCTTAGAACCCAGTGAAGCATTAAGAGTAGCAAGGGAAATCCACAGTGAGGACTACATTGAAAGACTCCTCCAGCTCTCCAAGGCAACCCCTGTAGACCTGGATCCAGATACCTACCTCTCCGAGGACAGTCTTACTCTAGCACTTGAATCCTTCTACACATCCTTCAAGCTAGCAGCTGATGCTCGCGGGGAAATAATATTCTACGTGGCGAGGCCGCCGGGCCACCATGCTGGATTCAAGGGTAAGGCTAGAGGAGCCCGCACCCAGGGATTCTGCATTCTAAATAATGCTGTAGCAGCTGTAAGAGGCTTCATGTACAATGGGTTGAAGAGAATAGCTCTACTAGACTTCGATGCTCACTATGGTAACGGCTCCATCGAGCTACTCTATACTAGTAGAGTTCTACAGGTAGACTTACACCAAGACACTAGGACTCTACCCGTATTCCCCAGGAAGCCGGGGGAGATTGGTGAGGGAGACGGGAGAGGGCTTAAAGTAGGCATCCCGCTGAAGCCTTACACGAGCGATGACTCCTATACACGGGTACTTGAATTAGCCTGGAGGCTTGTAGAAGAGTACTCTCCTGAAGCCCTTGTAGTTTCAGCTGGATTCGACGGTTTTATGAACGATGGTCTCACAGACCTAGCTTTAACAGAGTACTCGTACTACAGGATTGGCGGCCTAATACGTAGCCTAGGCGTGAAGACGCTGATAGTCCTTGAGGGAGGGTATTCAAGCGGGCTTGTGAGAGGGCTACCAGCCTTCATGCAAGGGCTCCAGGGGGTTAAAGTAGAATACCCGGTGAAGGAGTCCCCGAAAACAGTTAGAGAAGCTAATGCTAGAAGCGCTGAAAGAGCTGTTAGAATAGCAGAGAAGTATATTCGCTAG
- a CDS encoding phosphoesterase, producing the protein MSRDVRRVLVAGDWDADGVVATALIVYSQEKLGLYPLESKAIVDKIPLDPDRIKYFLADFKGGYDVAVFLDIPYSEHLGNTIKMMKTHFGVSKVIFVDHHVSSLQKQRELSEIVDEALVDYRVPTAEIIYEELSRRNVSVHQRLKSFVEVVKYMDSGKRVPQEYMKLFELTKMFSKALTAVRSPELWSRIVDWLAAPTPEPMPLNEKLWSEVKAIVEERDREVAEKARELAVGAVKIGDFRFVDARSKWKRRGVTALASKLAAILKAPVVMLASTNREYSLLVIKAPHGRAYRVAKYLVGEGVALDIAGHPNIAIVRLPKDIDKQELVKILHQAVYYSA; encoded by the coding sequence GTGTCCAGGGATGTTAGAAGAGTTCTTGTTGCAGGAGACTGGGATGCAGATGGGGTTGTAGCAACAGCTCTCATAGTGTACAGCCAGGAGAAGCTAGGCTTATACCCCCTTGAATCCAAGGCTATCGTTGATAAAATACCACTAGATCCCGATAGAATCAAGTACTTTCTCGCAGACTTCAAGGGAGGATATGATGTAGCAGTATTCCTGGATATACCGTACAGTGAGCACTTAGGCAACACTATTAAAATGATGAAGACTCACTTCGGGGTATCAAAGGTGATATTCGTTGACCACCATGTTTCAAGCCTCCAGAAGCAGAGAGAGCTCAGCGAGATAGTTGATGAAGCCCTAGTAGACTACAGGGTACCGACAGCTGAAATAATATACGAGGAGCTATCTAGGAGAAATGTGAGCGTTCACCAGAGGTTGAAGAGTTTTGTTGAAGTCGTTAAGTACATGGATTCAGGGAAGAGGGTGCCACAGGAGTACATGAAGCTATTCGAGTTAACCAAAATGTTCTCTAAGGCTCTCACAGCTGTAAGAAGCCCTGAGCTATGGTCTAGGATAGTTGACTGGCTTGCAGCACCCACACCAGAACCCATGCCTCTCAACGAGAAGCTGTGGAGTGAGGTTAAAGCTATAGTTGAAGAACGAGATAGAGAGGTTGCTGAGAAAGCAAGGGAGCTGGCTGTAGGAGCCGTTAAAATCGGAGACTTCCGCTTCGTGGATGCTAGAAGCAAGTGGAAGAGGAGAGGTGTTACAGCTCTAGCATCAAAGCTTGCTGCTATACTTAAAGCACCAGTCGTAATGCTAGCAAGTACTAATAGAGAGTACTCTCTCCTAGTAATCAAAGCCCCCCATGGGAGAGCCTACCGAGTGGCTAAATACCTTGTCGGGGAGGGCGTAGCATTAGATATCGCCGGGCACCCTAACATCGCTATCGTCAGGCTACCCAAGGATATTGACAAGCAGGAGCTGGTAAAGATACTACACCAAGCTGTATACTACTCAGCTTAG